Proteins encoded together in one Microbacterium sp. ABRD28 window:
- a CDS encoding sugar porter family MFS transporter, giving the protein MRSPFGRRAVALSIAAAVGGFLFGFDSSVINGAVDSIESQFDLTAVITGFVVAVALLGCALGAVLAGVLSDRWGRLRVMLMGSVLFFVSAIGSGLAFSAIDLTVWRFIGGLGIGIASVVAPAYIAEVAPRQIRGTLGSLQQLAITLGIFGALLSNALLAGVAGGASSQLWLGLEAWRWMLLVEAVPAIVYGVLAFTMPESPRFLISQGKYDEARAIFARLVPEADLNQTMKDLEQAIAADKKSKGVSLRGPRFGLQGIVWVGIILSVFQQFVGINVIFYYSTTLWRAVGFTEQNSLLISVITSVTNVLVTIVAIVLVDRVGRKPILLTGSVMMTVSLGAMALSFAFAETVDGEVSLPGAWGPIALVAANLFVIGFGASWGPLVWVLLGEIFPSRIRGKALGVAAGAQWIANFLITVSFPAMSSWSLPLTYAMYAIFAGLSFVYVLLKIPETKGMELEQTETLFVTKERVKAGRSA; this is encoded by the coding sequence ATGCGCAGCCCGTTCGGTCGCCGCGCCGTGGCTCTGTCGATCGCCGCGGCGGTCGGCGGTTTCCTCTTCGGCTTCGACTCGTCCGTGATCAACGGCGCGGTCGACTCCATCGAGAGCCAATTCGACCTCACCGCGGTCATCACCGGCTTCGTGGTGGCGGTCGCGCTTCTCGGGTGCGCGCTCGGCGCGGTGCTGGCCGGGGTGCTCAGCGACCGCTGGGGCCGCCTGCGGGTGATGCTCATGGGATCCGTGCTCTTCTTCGTCAGCGCGATCGGGTCGGGGTTGGCTTTCAGCGCCATCGACCTGACCGTGTGGCGGTTCATCGGGGGCCTCGGCATCGGCATCGCCTCGGTGGTCGCACCCGCCTACATCGCGGAGGTCGCGCCGCGGCAGATCCGTGGCACGCTCGGTTCGCTGCAGCAGCTCGCGATCACGCTCGGCATCTTCGGCGCCCTCCTCTCCAACGCGCTGCTGGCCGGAGTCGCCGGAGGCGCCTCCTCGCAGCTGTGGCTGGGGCTCGAAGCCTGGCGGTGGATGCTGCTGGTCGAGGCGGTGCCCGCGATCGTCTACGGCGTGCTGGCTTTCACGATGCCCGAATCGCCGCGGTTCCTCATCTCTCAGGGCAAGTACGACGAGGCGCGTGCGATCTTCGCGCGGCTCGTGCCCGAAGCGGATCTGAACCAGACGATGAAAGACCTCGAGCAGGCCATCGCCGCCGACAAGAAGTCCAAGGGCGTCTCGCTGCGCGGACCCCGGTTCGGGCTTCAGGGGATCGTCTGGGTCGGCATCATCCTGTCGGTGTTCCAGCAGTTCGTCGGCATCAACGTGATCTTCTACTACTCCACGACGCTGTGGCGTGCGGTCGGGTTCACCGAGCAGAACTCGCTGCTGATCAGTGTGATCACCTCGGTGACGAACGTGCTCGTGACGATCGTGGCGATCGTGCTCGTCGATCGCGTGGGACGCAAGCCCATCCTCCTCACCGGATCGGTGATGATGACCGTGTCGCTCGGCGCCATGGCGCTGTCGTTCGCCTTCGCCGAGACCGTAGACGGCGAAGTGAGCCTGCCCGGCGCCTGGGGTCCGATCGCCCTGGTCGCGGCGAACCTGTTCGTCATCGGCTTCGGCGCGTCGTGGGGCCCGCTGGTCTGGGTGCTGCTCGGCGAGATCTTCCCGAGCCGCATCCGCGGCAAGGCGCTCGGTGTGGCCGCCGGGGCTCAGTGGATAGCGAACTTCCTCATCACGGTGAGCTTCCCGGCGATGTCGAGCTGGTCGCTGCCCCTCACCTACGCGATGTACGCGATCTTCGCCGGACTGTCCTTCGTCTACGTGCTGCTGAAGATCCCCGAGACCAAGGGGATGGAGCTGGAGCAGACCGAGACGCTGTTCGTGACGAAGGAGCGTGTCAAAGCCGGCCGCAGCGCCTGA
- a CDS encoding NUDIX domain-containing protein, translated as MSELWDLIDETGRPLGRTHRRDDPALPAGAFHLVVSVCVVRLDGRVLTSRRAAVKDWPLAWEFPAGSALVGETSREAAVRELAEETGVVVDPASLELVGRVREEQALFDLYVARVIDPEVAPDPAEVVETEWGHLDTVFARTDAGEMAGPWVRRLEELGDALRARLAT; from the coding sequence ATGAGCGAGCTGTGGGATCTCATCGATGAGACCGGGCGCCCGCTCGGGCGCACGCACCGCCGGGACGATCCGGCCCTCCCTGCGGGGGCGTTCCACCTCGTCGTGTCGGTGTGCGTCGTCCGGCTGGACGGGCGAGTGCTGACCTCGCGCCGCGCCGCGGTCAAGGACTGGCCGCTCGCGTGGGAGTTCCCGGCCGGCAGCGCCCTGGTCGGCGAGACCAGCCGGGAGGCGGCGGTCCGCGAACTCGCCGAGGAGACGGGCGTCGTCGTCGACCCCGCGTCTCTCGAACTCGTGGGTCGCGTTCGGGAGGAGCAGGCCCTCTTCGACCTCTACGTCGCACGCGTCATCGATCCGGAGGTGGCTCCAGACCCTGCCGAGGTCGTCGAGACCGAGTGGGGGCACCTCGACACGGTCTTCGCCCGGACCGACGCGGGCGAGATGGCCGGGCCATGGGTGCGGCGGCTGGAGGAGCTCGGCGACGCTCTTCGCGCCCGACTCGCGACCTGA
- a CDS encoding phosphodiesterase produces MDRLLAEYPRPERVLLHLSDTHLRAHGSRLYDRIDAEERLERALTAITDSGVRPHALVFTGDLADHGEPEAYDRVRSLVEPVAEAIGARVIWVMGNHDERAAFRAGLWGRPDDSGRPVDRVDEIDGLRIVTLDTSVPGRHHGELTDAQLSWLRRVLAVPAPLGTILAMHHPPVPSVLDLAASVELRDQARLAEVIRAGDVRAILGGHLHYSTFATFAGVPVSVASATCYTQDLTVPVGGTRAQDAAQAFNVVHIYDDTVVHSVVPVDAGPILDFVDAAESRRRLDDAGVALRGAEEIGADAVNGSSPPTSPLPVLR; encoded by the coding sequence GTGGACAGACTCCTCGCCGAGTACCCCAGACCCGAACGCGTGCTCCTGCATCTCAGCGACACGCATCTCAGAGCCCATGGCTCCCGCCTGTACGACCGCATCGACGCCGAAGAGCGGCTCGAGCGCGCACTCACGGCGATCACCGATTCCGGGGTGAGGCCTCACGCGCTGGTGTTCACCGGCGACCTCGCGGATCACGGTGAGCCCGAGGCCTACGACCGCGTCCGCAGCCTGGTCGAACCGGTGGCGGAGGCCATCGGTGCGCGCGTGATCTGGGTGATGGGGAACCATGACGAGCGGGCGGCGTTCCGCGCAGGGCTGTGGGGTCGGCCGGATGACTCGGGCCGGCCGGTCGACCGGGTCGACGAGATCGACGGTCTGCGTATCGTGACCCTCGACACGAGCGTTCCCGGCAGGCACCACGGCGAACTGACCGATGCGCAGCTGTCGTGGCTTCGCCGGGTGCTGGCGGTGCCGGCGCCGCTCGGCACCATCCTCGCAATGCATCACCCGCCCGTGCCGAGCGTGCTCGATCTCGCCGCGAGCGTCGAGCTTCGCGACCAGGCGAGGCTCGCCGAGGTCATCCGAGCCGGCGACGTCCGCGCCATCCTCGGCGGGCACCTGCATTACTCCACCTTCGCGACATTCGCCGGTGTTCCCGTCTCGGTCGCGTCGGCGACGTGTTACACCCAGGACCTGACCGTGCCGGTCGGCGGAACGCGAGCGCAGGACGCCGCCCAGGCGTTCAATGTCGTCCACATCTACGACGACACCGTCGTGCATTCGGTCGTCCCGGTGGATGCCGGACCGATCCTCGACTTCGTCGACGCGGCGGAGTCGCGGCGCCGCCTGGACGACGCCGGCGTCGCGCTTCGAGGCGCCGAAGAGATCGGCGCCGACGCGGTCAACGGGAGTTCGCCGCCGACGTCCCCGTTGCCGGTGCTGCGCTGA
- a CDS encoding TatD family hydrolase, whose product MTDPSGYIRERHNDGSRDVRWPAAPEPLRVPVYDNHAHLEIIDGDEPLDLDAQLARARAVGVIGVVQAGGDIDSSRWSAAAAASHPDVLAAVAIHPNEAPAYAEAGRLDEAIGVIDALAAEPRVRAIGETGLDFFRTGEEGLTAQHTSFEAHIALAKKHGIAMQIHDREAHEAVLETLGRVGAPDRTVFHCFSGDAEMARRCADEGYYLSFAGNVTFKNAQNLRDALKVTPRERVLVETDAPFLTPTPHRGRPNAPYLVPVTVRFLAAELEVDVDELCAQLAENTLAVYGAFSD is encoded by the coding sequence GTGACCGATCCGAGCGGATACATCCGCGAGCGTCACAACGACGGATCGCGGGACGTACGCTGGCCCGCCGCGCCGGAGCCGCTGCGTGTGCCCGTCTACGACAATCACGCCCACCTCGAGATCATCGACGGCGACGAGCCGCTGGACCTCGACGCCCAGCTCGCCCGCGCCCGGGCCGTCGGTGTGATCGGGGTGGTGCAGGCCGGGGGAGACATCGATTCCAGCCGCTGGTCGGCCGCTGCCGCGGCATCCCACCCCGACGTCCTCGCCGCCGTCGCCATCCACCCGAACGAAGCACCGGCCTACGCCGAGGCCGGACGCCTCGACGAGGCCATCGGCGTGATCGACGCGCTCGCCGCCGAACCGCGCGTCCGCGCGATCGGCGAGACGGGCCTGGACTTCTTCCGCACCGGCGAAGAGGGTCTCACCGCGCAGCACACCTCCTTCGAGGCGCACATCGCGCTGGCGAAGAAGCACGGGATCGCGATGCAGATCCACGACCGTGAGGCGCATGAGGCCGTTCTGGAGACGCTCGGCCGGGTGGGTGCGCCCGACAGGACGGTGTTCCACTGCTTCTCGGGCGACGCCGAGATGGCGCGCCGCTGCGCCGACGAGGGCTACTACCTGTCGTTCGCGGGCAATGTGACGTTCAAGAACGCCCAGAACCTGCGCGATGCGCTGAAGGTCACCCCGCGGGAGCGGGTGCTGGTCGAGACCGATGCCCCCTTCTTGACGCCGACGCCCCACCGCGGCCGCCCGAACGCGCCGTATCTCGTTCCCGTCACCGTGCGGTTCCTCGCGGCCGAGCTCGAGGTCGACGTCGACGAGCTGTGCGCTCAGCTCGCTGAGAACACCCTCGCCGTCTACGGCGCGTTCAGCGACTGA
- the metG gene encoding methionine--tRNA ligase, translating into MTSGRSFYITTPIYYPSDVPHIGHGYTTVAVDALARWHRQAGDDTWMLTGTDEHGQKMLRAAAANGVTPQEWVDRLVGESWFPLLKTLDVANDDFIRTTQERHEGNVQKFFQALYDRGYIYAGEYEALYCVGCEEFKPESEIVDGTGAFEGLKVCAIHSKPLELLQEKNYFFKLSEFTEPLLKLYTDNPDFIRPESARNEVISFVKQGLKDLSISRSTFDWGIPLPWDESHVIYVWVDALLNYATAVGFGSDQETFARRWPAYHVVGKDILRFHAVIWPALLMAAGIEVPRGVVAHGWLLVGGEKMSKSKLTGIAPAEITDVFGSDAYRFYFLSAIAFGQDGSFSWEDLSARYQAELANGFGNLASRTTAMIARYREGIVPPAGETTEADRVIRDTVAAATERADAAIERFRPDEAIAAIWTIVDALNLYITENEPWVLAKDDGSRARLDAVLYTAAEGLRALAVLLSPIMPIATEKLWVGLGAAESLGRLQDQPLRDAGRWGQLRPGTSVNALSPLFPRVEQPGDGKPGAAKA; encoded by the coding sequence GTGACTTCCGGCCGATCTTTCTACATCACGACGCCGATCTACTACCCGAGCGACGTGCCCCACATCGGCCACGGCTACACCACCGTCGCCGTGGACGCGCTGGCGCGCTGGCACCGGCAGGCCGGTGACGACACCTGGATGCTGACCGGCACCGACGAGCACGGGCAGAAGATGCTGCGGGCGGCCGCCGCCAACGGGGTGACACCGCAGGAATGGGTCGATCGCCTGGTGGGCGAATCGTGGTTCCCGCTGCTGAAGACACTCGACGTGGCCAATGACGACTTCATCCGCACCACACAGGAGCGGCACGAAGGCAACGTGCAGAAGTTCTTCCAGGCGCTCTATGACCGCGGCTACATCTACGCCGGAGAATACGAGGCGCTCTACTGCGTGGGGTGCGAGGAGTTCAAGCCCGAGTCCGAGATCGTCGACGGGACGGGCGCCTTCGAGGGCCTGAAGGTGTGCGCCATCCACTCCAAGCCCCTCGAGCTCCTGCAGGAGAAGAACTATTTCTTCAAGCTCAGCGAGTTCACCGAGCCGCTGCTGAAGCTGTACACCGACAACCCCGACTTCATCCGGCCGGAGTCGGCGCGCAACGAGGTCATCTCGTTCGTCAAGCAGGGATTGAAGGACCTCTCCATCTCGCGGTCGACGTTCGACTGGGGCATCCCGCTGCCGTGGGACGAGAGCCACGTCATCTACGTGTGGGTCGACGCGCTGCTGAACTACGCCACCGCTGTGGGCTTCGGCAGCGATCAGGAGACATTCGCGCGGCGCTGGCCGGCGTACCACGTGGTCGGCAAGGACATCCTCCGCTTCCACGCCGTGATCTGGCCTGCTCTGCTGATGGCCGCCGGCATCGAGGTGCCCCGCGGAGTCGTCGCTCACGGCTGGCTGCTGGTCGGCGGCGAGAAGATGTCGAAGTCGAAGCTGACCGGAATCGCGCCTGCCGAGATCACCGATGTCTTCGGGTCGGACGCGTACCGGTTCTACTTCCTCTCGGCCATCGCCTTCGGGCAGGACGGCTCGTTCTCGTGGGAGGACCTCTCGGCCCGCTATCAGGCGGAGCTTGCGAACGGCTTCGGCAATCTCGCCTCCCGCACCACGGCGATGATCGCCCGCTACCGGGAGGGCATCGTGCCGCCCGCGGGGGAGACGACCGAGGCGGACCGGGTCATCCGTGACACGGTCGCGGCGGCGACGGAGCGGGCGGATGCCGCGATCGAGCGGTTCCGGCCGGACGAGGCGATCGCCGCGATCTGGACGATCGTGGATGCGCTGAACCTCTACATCACCGAGAACGAGCCCTGGGTGCTCGCGAAGGACGACGGATCCCGCGCCCGCCTCGATGCGGTGCTGTATACCGCCGCCGAAGGCCTCCGCGCCCTTGCCGTGCTGCTGTCACCGATCATGCCCATCGCCACCGAGAAGCTGTGGGTGGGTCTGGGTGCGGCCGAGTCGCTGGGTCGACTGCAGGATCAGCCGCTCCGCGACGCGGGGCGTTGGGGGCAGCTGCGCCCGGGAACGAGCGTCAACGCCCTCTCGCCCCTCTTTCCGCGCGTCGAGCAGCCGGGGGACGGCAAACCCGGAGCGGCGAAAGCGTGA
- a CDS encoding MFS transporter: MPSLGELVAPRRLGRDFRWLLASSWTSNLGDGIALAAAPLLIASLTSSPILVAAGAMMQFLPWLLFGLLAGAVADHHDRRRLVMLANALRGLVILGLVVFLVTGQATVWLVLVTSFLYGTAEVFADTAGSTLLPMLVRPADLGIGNARMQAGFLVGNQLAGPPLGAFLFAAGSFLPFLLQVFCVSLAILLVSRIARTPAPDPGETERGSKFRAIREGLGWLRHNAPVRTLVVIILVFNVTWAAPWGVLVLYATEYLGMGPVGYGALTTASALGGIIAIFSFGFLEKKVPFATLMRVVLTCEVLMHLAFALTTVPAVAFVLMFGFGLYAFVWGTISTTVRQRLVPMPLQGRIASVNMVGVFGGLVIGQFLGGVIAQIWGPTGPWWFAFAGSAITLALVWRSISHIAAAPPAREGGPAASAV, from the coding sequence ATGCCCTCCCTCGGCGAGCTCGTCGCACCGCGTCGCCTCGGGCGCGACTTCCGGTGGCTGCTGGCGTCGTCGTGGACGAGCAATCTCGGCGACGGCATCGCGCTGGCCGCCGCTCCCCTGCTCATCGCGTCGCTGACGTCGTCTCCGATCCTCGTCGCCGCCGGCGCCATGATGCAGTTCCTGCCGTGGCTGCTGTTCGGCCTGCTCGCGGGGGCTGTCGCCGACCACCACGACCGGCGCCGGCTGGTCATGCTCGCCAACGCCCTGCGCGGCCTCGTGATTCTCGGGCTCGTGGTCTTCCTCGTGACCGGACAGGCGACCGTGTGGCTGGTGCTCGTGACGTCCTTCCTCTACGGCACCGCCGAGGTGTTCGCCGACACGGCCGGCAGCACGCTCCTGCCGATGCTCGTCCGTCCCGCCGATCTCGGCATCGGGAACGCGCGGATGCAGGCCGGCTTCCTCGTCGGCAATCAGCTGGCGGGACCGCCGCTGGGCGCCTTCCTCTTCGCCGCAGGATCGTTCCTGCCGTTCCTGCTGCAGGTGTTCTGCGTCAGCCTGGCGATCCTTCTCGTCTCACGGATCGCGCGCACCCCCGCACCCGATCCCGGTGAGACCGAGCGCGGGTCGAAGTTCCGCGCGATCCGGGAGGGCCTCGGCTGGCTCCGCCACAATGCGCCGGTGCGGACGCTCGTGGTCATCATCCTCGTCTTCAACGTCACCTGGGCGGCGCCCTGGGGGGTGCTCGTGCTGTACGCCACCGAGTACCTGGGCATGGGGCCCGTCGGATACGGGGCGCTGACGACGGCCTCGGCCCTCGGCGGGATCATCGCGATCTTCAGCTTCGGCTTCTTGGAGAAGAAGGTGCCCTTCGCCACACTCATGCGCGTGGTCCTCACCTGCGAGGTCCTCATGCACCTCGCCTTCGCGCTGACCACGGTGCCGGCCGTCGCGTTCGTGCTCATGTTCGGCTTCGGCCTCTACGCCTTCGTCTGGGGGACCATCTCCACCACCGTGCGCCAGCGCCTCGTACCGATGCCGCTCCAGGGACGTATCGCCTCGGTGAACATGGTGGGGGTGTTCGGCGGACTGGTGATCGGTCAGTTCCTCGGCGGCGTGATCGCGCAGATCTGGGGTCCGACCGGGCCGTGGTGGTTCGCGTTCGCGGGTTCGGCGATCACCCTCGCACTGGTGTGGCGGTCGATCTCCCACATCGCCGCCGCCCCTCCGGCGCGCGAGGGCGGCCCCGCGGCCTCCGCGGTCTGA
- a CDS encoding stealth conserved region 3 domain-containing protein, which produces MARVAPLPSMSDPWTNLLARDDVRLVDGMLHTVHDTLPVNEAAVADLLAVADALAAHGIDVLLVRDAERRDRLVIDVEDGSRAYDALCRLGTDEPFYARTPGEDAVPLHTLAEPVGLATVNVFRPRVTPGGSLRYGSASGTRVDLWRFGAVLVEAPRPTLLTRRTMAADDVSYTTVERHGRRWRTLSGMYETHATEFSADVDMVFSWVDGSSSEFQRSRAARMQSYVVGDGDDAPARYRQIDELKYALRSVFMHAPWVRRIFIATDSPAPAWLADHPRVTIVRSEEFFADPGALPTHNSHAVEAQLHRIDGLAEHFLYSNDDMFFGRPVDPELFFSPGGVSTFVESRVRIGTGDPRPERSGHDNGLRVNRALLRERFGRLITHDLEHCAVPMRRSVAYELEREFADDYARTAGSPFRSATDISVTNSLYHYYALLTGRAIVTTKPRVRYIQTTQLASLRRMERLLARRDTDMFCLNDGSVPELPEEVRIRAIRDSLERYFPVRAPWERDEISAAPATGTSAANSR; this is translated from the coding sequence ATGGCACGTGTCGCTCCCCTTCCGTCGATGAGCGATCCCTGGACGAATCTGCTCGCTCGCGACGACGTCCGTCTCGTCGACGGGATGCTGCACACCGTCCACGACACGCTCCCGGTGAACGAGGCGGCTGTCGCCGACCTCCTCGCCGTCGCCGATGCACTGGCCGCCCACGGGATCGACGTCCTGCTGGTTCGAGACGCCGAACGTCGCGATCGTCTCGTCATCGACGTCGAGGATGGCTCGCGAGCATACGACGCGCTCTGCCGCCTGGGTACCGACGAGCCGTTCTACGCGCGAACCCCCGGCGAAGATGCGGTGCCGCTTCACACCCTTGCCGAGCCGGTGGGCCTTGCCACCGTCAACGTCTTCCGGCCGAGGGTCACCCCCGGCGGCTCGCTTCGGTACGGGTCGGCCTCGGGGACCCGGGTCGATCTCTGGCGGTTCGGCGCCGTTCTGGTCGAGGCACCGCGGCCGACGCTCCTCACCCGTCGGACGATGGCCGCCGACGACGTGTCGTACACCACGGTCGAACGTCACGGTCGGCGCTGGCGCACCCTGTCGGGCATGTACGAGACGCACGCGACGGAGTTCTCGGCCGATGTCGACATGGTCTTCTCATGGGTCGACGGGTCATCCAGCGAATTCCAGCGCAGCCGCGCGGCGCGCATGCAGAGCTACGTGGTGGGCGACGGCGACGACGCCCCCGCGCGGTACCGGCAGATCGACGAGCTGAAGTATGCGCTGCGCAGCGTCTTCATGCACGCACCCTGGGTGCGGCGGATCTTCATCGCCACCGACTCGCCCGCCCCCGCGTGGCTGGCCGACCACCCTCGTGTCACGATCGTCAGGAGCGAGGAGTTCTTCGCAGACCCCGGCGCCCTCCCCACGCATAACTCCCACGCGGTGGAGGCGCAGCTGCACCGTATCGACGGGCTCGCCGAGCACTTCCTCTACAGCAACGACGACATGTTCTTCGGGCGCCCCGTCGATCCCGAGCTGTTCTTCTCCCCGGGGGGCGTCAGCACCTTCGTCGAAAGCCGGGTGCGTATCGGCACCGGCGACCCTCGTCCTGAACGCAGCGGCCACGACAACGGCCTCCGCGTCAACCGCGCTCTGCTGCGCGAGCGCTTCGGACGTCTGATCACCCACGACCTCGAGCACTGCGCGGTGCCGATGCGCCGATCGGTCGCCTACGAGCTCGAACGCGAGTTCGCCGACGATTACGCCCGCACCGCGGGCAGCCCGTTCCGGTCGGCCACCGACATCTCGGTGACCAACAGCCTGTACCACTACTACGCCCTGCTGACCGGGCGGGCGATCGTGACCACCAAACCCCGGGTCCGGTACATCCAGACGACGCAGCTCGCATCACTGCGTCGGATGGAGCGGCTTCTGGCCCGCCGCGACACCGACATGTTCTGCCTGAACGACGGCAGCGTGCCCGAGCTCCCCGAGGAGGTGCGCATCCGCGCGATCCGCGACAGCCTCGAGCGCTACTTCCCGGTGCGGGCCCCGTGGGAGCGTGACGAGATCAGCGCAGCACCGGCAACGGGGACGTCGGCGGCGAACTCCCGTTGA
- the rsmA gene encoding 16S rRNA (adenine(1518)-N(6)/adenine(1519)-N(6))-dimethyltransferase RsmA: protein MAVTLLGAGEIRALAAELDVTPTKKLGQNFVVDANTVRRIVQAARVAPGEHVVEVGPGLGSLTLAILDAGAEVTAVEIDHRLAARLQITAAAHGATPGSLHVIDADALAVTDLPGDPAVLVANLPYNVSVPVLLHFLETFPALRRGVVMVQAEVGERLAAAPRTKAYGSPSVKASWYGPWRLAGNVPRQVFWPVPNVDSVLVAFERRPSPIGSEDERRATFALIDAAFGQRRKMLRQALAGVLGGSSADASAILEAAGVAPTARGEELVVDDFLRIAHVVQVRASS, encoded by the coding sequence ATGGCCGTCACCCTTCTCGGCGCGGGCGAGATCCGTGCACTGGCCGCCGAACTGGACGTCACCCCCACGAAGAAGCTCGGCCAGAACTTCGTTGTCGACGCCAACACGGTCCGCCGTATCGTCCAGGCGGCGCGGGTGGCCCCGGGCGAACACGTCGTCGAGGTCGGACCAGGGCTGGGTTCGTTGACCCTCGCCATCCTCGACGCCGGCGCAGAGGTGACCGCCGTCGAGATCGACCACCGCCTCGCCGCGCGGTTGCAGATCACGGCCGCGGCACACGGCGCGACGCCAGGGTCGCTGCACGTCATCGACGCCGACGCGCTGGCCGTCACCGACCTCCCCGGCGATCCGGCCGTCCTGGTGGCCAACCTGCCCTACAACGTGTCGGTGCCCGTCCTGCTGCACTTCCTCGAGACCTTTCCGGCTCTCCGGCGCGGGGTGGTGATGGTTCAGGCCGAGGTGGGGGAGCGGCTCGCGGCGGCACCGAGGACGAAGGCGTACGGTTCCCCGAGCGTCAAGGCGTCGTGGTACGGGCCGTGGCGGTTGGCGGGGAACGTGCCGCGCCAGGTGTTCTGGCCCGTCCCGAACGTCGACAGCGTGCTGGTGGCCTTCGAGCGTCGACCCTCACCGATCGGGTCGGAGGACGAGCGCCGAGCGACCTTCGCTCTCATCGATGCCGCGTTCGGGCAGCGGAGGAAGATGCTCCGTCAGGCCCTGGCCGGCGTCCTCGGAGGGAGTTCCGCGGACGCGTCGGCGATCCTGGAGGCCGCGGGCGTCGCACCCACCGCCCGCGGCGAGGAGCTCGTGGTGGACGACTTCCTGCGCATCGCGCACGTCGTCCAGGTCCGGGCCTCGTCCTGA